A section of the Streptomyces sp. CG1 genome encodes:
- a CDS encoding DUF6262 family protein has protein sequence MIRRGQPITFRGLAQTAGVSIDFLYRCTEIHRRVEQLRNQQRSHPPQPATQPPDDSPSSVVRTLTAQLAELKRRHRDEVQALRQALETAQSENLELRRRLGPRHTTHPEASWRRSSAVVRPQ, from the coding sequence ATGATCCGCCGCGGGCAGCCCATCACCTTCCGTGGCCTCGCCCAGACCGCAGGCGTCTCAATCGACTTCCTCTACCGGTGCACCGAGATCCACCGACGAGTCGAGCAACTGCGGAACCAGCAGCGAAGCCACCCGCCACAGCCGGCCACGCAGCCGCCCGACGACTCGCCCAGCAGCGTCGTGCGCACCCTCACCGCTCAACTCGCCGAGCTCAAGCGGCGGCACCGCGACGAGGTCCAAGCCCTGAGGCAGGCCCTGGAAACCGCCCAGAGCGAGAACCTCGAACTGCGGCGCCGCCTCGGCCCCCGGCACACCACCCATCCCGAAGCATCCTGGCGGCGATCTTCTGCCGTAGTCCGGCCTCAATAG
- a CDS encoding anthrone oxygenase family protein, translating to MLNALEVFTTVVVGVMVGVEFSVAFVMNRILDALPEDSGQLGHAHGGRMLGAVMPVWYIGSLVLVAVWAVAGWHHHGAGLVVTAAGLLIVSVVMSMLLLVPINNRNKTWTPDNRPADWKQKLHRWNRYHYVRVAVIIAAFTLLVAALT from the coding sequence ATGCTCAACGCACTCGAGGTGTTCACCACCGTGGTCGTCGGCGTGATGGTGGGGGTGGAGTTCTCCGTCGCCTTCGTCATGAACCGGATCCTGGACGCGCTTCCCGAGGACAGCGGCCAGCTCGGCCACGCCCACGGGGGCCGGATGCTCGGCGCCGTGATGCCGGTCTGGTATATCGGCTCGCTCGTCCTCGTCGCGGTCTGGGCTGTCGCCGGATGGCACCACCACGGCGCCGGACTCGTCGTCACCGCCGCCGGCCTGCTGATCGTCAGTGTGGTCATGTCGATGCTGCTGCTCGTCCCGATCAACAACCGGAACAAGACCTGGACCCCCGACAACCGGCCCGCCGACTGGAAGCAGAAGCTGCACCGCTGGAACCGCTACCACTACGTCCGCGTCGCCGTCATCATCGCCGCCTTCACCCTGCTGGTCGCAGCCCTCACCTGA
- a CDS encoding protein kinase family protein, with protein sequence MHHPDPRYAARLATYGTVATRLTLLSDRRLGEVVAAAAPLGSGIGGRSAELDIDGTRVFVKRVPLTDTELRPQNARSTANLFGLPMFYQYGVGSAGFGAWRELAVHVMTTNWVLGNEYEGFPLMYHWRILPDSPPEGVADEFGGIDGAVAHWEGSSAVRERLEAIGRSSSSLVLFLEHVPQTLGDWLHDHRTAAPEGGEGSPYPWVEEALSRGTAFMNSHGLVHFDAHFANVLTDGRLLYFADFGLALSSGFELSAAEAEFLSDHLSYDRCHTASHLLRHHLPDDLRGDMEHEAFLRQWIAGHRPDGVPREIAAIIDRHSRAAVIMGEFAHRLLTESKRTPFPSAEIERAWRTTAVAAPY encoded by the coding sequence ATGCACCATCCGGACCCGCGGTATGCCGCGCGGCTCGCCACGTACGGGACCGTGGCCACGCGTCTGACCCTTCTGAGTGACCGTCGGCTCGGCGAGGTCGTGGCCGCCGCAGCCCCGCTCGGGTCCGGCATCGGTGGCAGGTCTGCGGAGCTGGACATCGATGGCACGCGGGTGTTCGTCAAGCGGGTCCCCCTGACGGACACCGAGCTGCGGCCCCAGAACGCGAGGTCGACGGCGAACCTCTTCGGGCTGCCCATGTTCTACCAGTACGGGGTGGGCTCAGCGGGGTTCGGGGCCTGGCGAGAGCTGGCCGTGCACGTCATGACCACCAACTGGGTCCTCGGGAACGAGTACGAGGGCTTTCCACTGATGTACCACTGGCGCATCCTGCCCGACTCCCCTCCCGAAGGGGTCGCCGACGAGTTCGGGGGCATCGACGGTGCGGTCGCGCACTGGGAGGGCTCATCGGCCGTGCGCGAGCGTCTGGAGGCCATCGGCCGGTCTTCGTCCAGCCTGGTGCTCTTCTTGGAACACGTCCCGCAGACACTTGGCGACTGGCTGCACGACCACCGGACCGCCGCGCCGGAGGGCGGGGAGGGCTCGCCGTACCCATGGGTGGAGGAGGCCCTTTCGCGAGGCACTGCCTTCATGAACTCGCACGGACTCGTCCACTTCGACGCCCACTTCGCCAATGTCCTGACCGACGGTCGGCTGCTGTACTTCGCGGACTTCGGACTCGCCCTGAGCTCCGGCTTCGAACTGTCAGCGGCCGAGGCAGAGTTCCTCTCCGACCATCTCTCGTACGACCGCTGCCATACTGCGAGTCATCTACTCCGCCACCACCTGCCCGATGACCTGCGCGGCGATATGGAACACGAGGCGTTCCTGCGCCAGTGGATCGCCGGCCACCGGCCCGATGGCGTCCCACGCGAGATCGCCGCAATCATCGACCGGCATTCCCGAGCTGCCGTGATCATGGGCGAATTCGCCCACCGTCTGCTCACCGAGAGCAAGCGGACGCCATTTCCGAGCGCCGAGATCGAGCGGGCCTGGCGCACCACTGCGGTCGCGGCGCCCTATTGA
- a CDS encoding TetR/AcrR family transcriptional regulator, whose product MSVQERKQRERAERERLIVATARELAEQQGWDAVTTRRLAERIEYSQPVLYSHFRSKREIIGAVALEGAAEMAAAVRAATAAADGPRERVAALARAYLDFAARNPAVYDALFQLDGGLAYAQEDTPEPLKDAFAALLESLGEVAGDGVHPGLFTETFWAALHGLATLTRAGRLPPADTEPRVELLVDRLAKL is encoded by the coding sequence ATGTCGGTACAGGAACGCAAGCAGCGCGAACGGGCGGAGCGCGAGCGCCTCATCGTGGCGACAGCCCGCGAACTCGCCGAGCAGCAGGGCTGGGACGCGGTCACCACCCGCCGGCTCGCCGAGCGCATCGAATACAGCCAGCCCGTCCTCTACAGCCACTTCCGCAGCAAGCGCGAGATCATCGGCGCCGTCGCCCTCGAGGGCGCTGCCGAGATGGCCGCGGCGGTGCGGGCCGCGACCGCCGCCGCGGACGGCCCCCGCGAGCGGGTCGCCGCGCTCGCCCGCGCCTACCTCGACTTCGCCGCACGCAACCCGGCGGTCTACGACGCCCTCTTCCAGCTCGACGGCGGCCTGGCGTACGCACAGGAGGACACCCCGGAACCCCTCAAGGACGCCTTCGCCGCCCTGCTGGAAAGCCTCGGCGAGGTCGCCGGGGACGGCGTCCACCCGGGACTGTTCACCGAGACGTTCTGGGCAGCCCTGCACGGACTCGCGACCCTGACCCGGGCGGGACGGCTGCCGCCGGCGGACACCGAGCCGAGGGTGGAACTGCTGGTGGACCGGCTCGCCAAGCTCTGA